The Neobacillus sp. OS1-2 genome includes a window with the following:
- a CDS encoding ABC transporter ATP-binding protein codes for MNGAIIQFENVTKQYDNDPPVLKDVSFEIERGKFYTLLGPSGCGKTTILRLIAGFTEASEGEIFFNGKKINHIPANKRQVNTVFQDYALFPHLNVFENVAFGLRIKKMKNPEIEQKVKEALSFVNLSGYEAREIKEMSGGQRQRVAIARAIVNEPEVILLDEPLSALDLKLRTEMQYELRELQRRLGITFIFVTHDQEEALAMSNEIFVINKGKIQQSGTPTDIYDEPINRFVADFIGESNIVDGRMLDDYRVEFTGREFECVDQGLNKNEPIDVVIRPEDLEITTIERGKLQVRVDSQLFRGVHYEICCYDQDGNEWLVHSTKKATVGDEIGLYFDPEAIHVMRHGETEEEFDRRLEAYSDVEANGK; via the coding sequence ATGAACGGTGCCATAATTCAATTTGAAAATGTAACAAAACAATATGATAACGACCCGCCCGTCCTGAAGGACGTAAGCTTTGAGATTGAGCGCGGTAAATTCTATACACTGCTTGGCCCATCGGGATGCGGTAAGACAACAATATTAAGGTTAATCGCCGGATTTACTGAAGCATCTGAAGGAGAAATATTTTTTAACGGTAAAAAAATCAATCATATACCGGCAAATAAGCGGCAGGTGAATACCGTTTTTCAGGACTACGCCCTGTTTCCCCATTTAAATGTATTTGAAAATGTGGCATTTGGATTGCGCATCAAAAAGATGAAGAATCCAGAAATAGAACAAAAGGTAAAAGAAGCGCTAAGCTTTGTTAACCTTTCAGGCTATGAAGCTCGCGAAATCAAAGAAATGTCCGGTGGTCAGCGCCAGCGCGTTGCGATCGCCCGTGCCATTGTAAACGAGCCTGAAGTGATTCTGCTTGATGAACCATTATCGGCTCTTGACTTAAAGCTTCGTACGGAAATGCAGTATGAACTGCGTGAATTGCAGCGCCGTCTCGGCATCACCTTTATCTTCGTTACACACGATCAAGAAGAGGCCCTGGCGATGTCCAATGAAATTTTTGTTATCAATAAAGGGAAAATCCAGCAAAGCGGCACTCCGACAGATATTTATGATGAGCCGATTAACCGTTTCGTGGCGGATTTTATTGGTGAATCCAATATTGTCGATGGTAGAATGCTAGACGATTACCGGGTAGAATTTACTGGAAGAGAGTTCGAATGTGTTGACCAAGGTTTGAACAAGAATGAACCGATTGATGTGGTTATCCGACCAGAGGATTTGGAAATTACAACAATAGAACGCGGCAAGCTTCAAGTGCGTGTTGATTCGCAATTATTCCGTGGTGTTCATTATGAAATCTGCTGCTACGATCAAGACGGAAATGAATGGCTGGTCCATTCCACGAAAAAAGCAACTGTGGGCGATGAAATCGGGCTTTATTTTGACCCGGAAGCCATCCATGTTATGCGACATGGGGAAACAGAGGAAGAATTCGACCGACGGTTAGAAGCCTACTCGGATGTGGAAGCTAATGGAAAATAA
- a CDS encoding WHG domain-containing protein encodes MSPRPKISLDLMEILDAAGGIADQQGMQEVTLANLAKKVGIRPPSLYNHFDGLPGLRKKLAIYGIDRLYGVMADAAIGVSGSEAVLAISKAYVNFARKHPGIYEATLLAPDPEDEEVQQAGAKIVDLSVRVLKAYQLEGDLALHAVRGLRSILHGFSSLEQKGGFKMVLDLDESLSIILKAFLAGISENSL; translated from the coding sequence ATGTCACCTAGACCAAAAATTAGCCTCGACTTAATGGAGATACTAGATGCAGCAGGGGGGATTGCGGATCAACAAGGAATGCAGGAGGTTACTTTAGCCAATCTGGCTAAGAAGGTAGGGATTCGTCCTCCATCCTTATATAACCACTTTGACGGATTGCCGGGACTTCGCAAAAAGCTGGCGATATACGGGATTGATAGGCTTTACGGGGTAATGGCCGATGCTGCAATTGGGGTGTCAGGCAGCGAAGCAGTCCTTGCCATCAGTAAGGCATATGTTAATTTTGCCCGAAAGCACCCGGGCATTTATGAGGCAACATTGCTTGCCCCCGACCCTGAGGATGAGGAAGTACAGCAGGCCGGTGCAAAAATAGTGGATCTTTCTGTACGGGTGCTTAAAGCATACCAATTGGAAGGGGATCTGGCCTTACATGCTGTAAGGGGATTACGCAGTATCTTACATGGCTTTTCCTCATTGGAGCAAAAGGGTGGTTTTAAGATGGTGTTGGATTTGGATGAAAGCCTATCGATTATTCTTAAGGCATTTCTTGCTGGGATTAGTGAGAATTCTTTATAG
- a CDS encoding ATP-binding cassette domain-containing protein: MIKVSNLSFSYKKGAYRVLSGINLEFDKRSTAIIGQNGAGKTTFVKLLKGLLKPDEGEILVHHFDAKLKTAAEMARTIGLVFQNPNDQLFKRTVLEEVMFGPLNIKMGKYTAEKQAIKALKMVELDDKLEVNPHDLSLSEKKLLCIASVVAMDTDVIIFDEPTIAQDHQGKEKIRQIIRELKNKNKLVMTIIHDMDFVAENFERTIVFNEGKVLLDGDTRHVFSQKEMLKEAKVEQPGITQLAEKLGIKNTILTVEEYIRVSGTM; this comes from the coding sequence ATGATCAAGGTATCCAATCTCTCTTTTTCCTATAAAAAGGGAGCCTACCGAGTGCTTTCAGGAATAAATTTAGAGTTTGACAAGCGGTCAACGGCTATTATTGGACAAAATGGTGCCGGAAAGACTACATTTGTGAAATTGCTAAAGGGATTATTGAAACCGGATGAAGGAGAAATTTTAGTTCATCATTTTGATGCAAAATTAAAAACGGCTGCTGAAATGGCAAGGACAATTGGTCTTGTCTTTCAAAATCCGAATGATCAACTATTTAAACGGACTGTTTTGGAAGAAGTGATGTTCGGCCCATTGAATATTAAAATGGGTAAATATACCGCGGAAAAGCAGGCAATCAAAGCTTTAAAGATGGTGGAACTGGATGATAAACTTGAAGTGAACCCGCATGATTTGAGTTTATCGGAAAAGAAACTGTTATGCATTGCTTCCGTTGTGGCGATGGATACGGACGTCATTATTTTTGATGAGCCGACCATTGCACAGGATCATCAAGGGAAAGAGAAGATTCGCCAAATCATCCGGGAATTGAAAAATAAAAATAAACTAGTGATGACCATTATCCATGACATGGATTTTGTTGCAGAGAATTTTGAACGGACAATCGTGTTCAATGAAGGTAAAGTCCTTCTCGACGGAGACACGCGCCACGTCTTTTCACAAAAGGAAATGTTAAAAGAAGCAAAAGTTGAGCAACCCGGAATCACACAGCTGGCTGAGAAGCTGGGAATTAAAAACACCATATTAACAGTAGAAGAGTATATAAGGGTGTCAGGCACCATGTGA
- a CDS encoding VOC family protein: MTVKLIPYLVMNGNAKEAIEFYQKALDAQVLFSQSFGEMPENPAFPLPAEAKNLVSHATIKVGETELMFSDTFPGQPHQIGTQVTICVTTDDVEKARTFFNALQDGGQVQMPFQETFFSPGYGTVVDKFGVTFQIFTEGQH; this comes from the coding sequence ATGACAGTAAAATTAATTCCCTATTTAGTGATGAACGGAAATGCAAAGGAAGCGATTGAGTTTTATCAAAAGGCATTGGATGCACAGGTTCTTTTCAGCCAATCTTTCGGTGAAATGCCGGAAAATCCGGCATTCCCACTTCCAGCGGAAGCAAAGAATCTTGTAAGCCACGCGACCATTAAAGTTGGTGAGACAGAGCTCATGTTTTCCGATACTTTCCCGGGTCAACCACATCAAATCGGAACGCAAGTGACCATCTGCGTCACCACTGACGACGTTGAAAAGGCTCGTACATTTTTTAATGCCTTGCAAGATGGCGGTCAAGTACAAATGCCGTTCCAAGAAACCTTCTTTAGCCCTGGTTACGGTACGGTAGTAGACAAGTTCGGAGTAACCTTTCAAATCTTCACTGAAGGTCAACATTAA
- a CDS encoding LysR family transcriptional regulator, with product MEFQWLNTFITAAECGNFRRTAELLYISQPSVTVHIKQLEKELGILLFHRDGKKIKLTEEGIRYLLHAKKLLEVYQEGLEELNSFTQGYTKKLILGISPLIADTILPYVLKSYTKQYPEVEISVKIIESLDIEEAVLQEEVDLGLSCLTSSRPNLISELLSKDRVILVAPHDGRDAELAPPLDEEEVLTTNYLITHNHPGYWDLLCRMVKTKYPSVRMMRVSQVHITKRFIVEGLGVSFLPTSTVRRELLEGRLLEVDCHSIQMPEANTYAIMKYDHSKQREFLTFMANYRL from the coding sequence ATGGAATTTCAATGGCTTAACACCTTTATTACGGCGGCAGAATGTGGTAATTTTCGCAGGACAGCGGAGCTTTTATATATTTCGCAACCTTCCGTTACAGTCCATATAAAACAGCTGGAAAAAGAACTTGGAATCCTGTTGTTTCATCGGGACGGGAAAAAAATTAAACTGACAGAAGAAGGAATACGATATTTACTTCACGCAAAAAAACTCCTCGAAGTGTATCAAGAAGGCCTTGAGGAATTGAATTCGTTTACCCAGGGATATACGAAGAAATTAATCCTTGGAATTTCACCGCTTATCGCAGATACCATCCTGCCGTATGTTCTAAAAAGTTATACAAAGCAGTACCCGGAGGTCGAGATTTCAGTCAAAATAATTGAATCCCTCGATATTGAGGAAGCCGTCTTACAGGAAGAAGTGGATCTAGGACTTTCGTGTCTAACTAGCAGTCGCCCCAATTTGATTAGTGAGCTTTTATCAAAGGATAGAGTTATTTTAGTCGCACCACATGATGGTAGAGATGCTGAATTGGCGCCGCCTCTAGACGAGGAAGAGGTGCTAACAACCAATTATCTAATTACCCACAATCATCCTGGCTACTGGGACCTTCTTTGCAGAATGGTCAAAACCAAATATCCCAGTGTACGAATGATGAGAGTTTCGCAGGTTCATATTACAAAAAGGTTTATTGTGGAAGGATTAGGGGTATCGTTCCTGCCGACATCGACGGTTAGGAGAGAATTATTAGAAGGTAGATTATTAGAAGTAGACTGTCATTCCATTCAAATGCCTGAGGCTAATACGTATGCCATTATGAAATACGATCATTCAAAACAGAGAGAATTTTTAACGTTTATGGCTAATTACAGATTGTAG
- a CDS encoding ABC transporter ATP-binding protein: MKKIVVEGLKYKYPLSDTLALNDLSFDVNEGEFIGIIGKNSAGKSTLCQALVGLVPHFYKGAYGGKVLVDGLEVKNCSIADLSLKVGMVFQNPFTQVTGSKMTVYEEIAFGLENSGLPRSVIIDRIDYVLDLLKIEQVKDHNPFDLSGGQMQRMAIASIIAMQPDILVLDEPTSQLDPAGSMEVFSAIQNLSKQGITVILAEHKMEKVAEYCNRVLLLHDGKMVSFDSPEQVFSRQDLEDFGLVAPVYTRACKALGVKKAASDCYPVTLEDAEKALRGRVG; this comes from the coding sequence ATGAAGAAAATAGTTGTTGAAGGTCTAAAATACAAATATCCCTTATCCGACACACTTGCCCTTAACGATCTTTCGTTTGATGTGAACGAAGGTGAATTTATCGGTATTATTGGAAAAAACTCGGCGGGAAAATCGACCTTATGCCAGGCGCTTGTCGGGCTTGTCCCTCATTTTTATAAAGGGGCTTACGGCGGTAAGGTCTTGGTGGATGGGCTTGAAGTGAAAAATTGTTCGATTGCTGACCTTTCTCTTAAGGTAGGAATGGTGTTTCAAAATCCATTTACACAGGTGACTGGTTCGAAGATGACGGTCTATGAGGAAATTGCCTTCGGACTTGAAAATAGTGGGCTGCCTCGTTCAGTAATTATTGACAGAATTGATTATGTGCTTGATCTGTTAAAAATTGAACAGGTGAAAGATCACAATCCTTTTGATTTATCTGGAGGGCAAATGCAGCGGATGGCCATCGCAAGTATTATAGCCATGCAGCCTGATATTTTGGTATTGGATGAACCAACCTCCCAGCTTGATCCTGCGGGCTCTATGGAAGTTTTCAGTGCGATTCAAAACCTGAGCAAACAGGGAATTACCGTTATTCTGGCTGAACATAAAATGGAAAAGGTTGCTGAGTATTGCAATCGAGTCTTACTCCTGCATGATGGAAAAATGGTTAGCTTTGATTCACCTGAGCAAGTATTTTCACGGCAGGATCTTGAGGATTTTGGATTGGTTGCACCTGTATATACAAGAGCGTGTAAAGCCTTGGGTGTAAAGAAGGCTGCCTCGGACTGTTACCCTGTAACCTTGGAGGATGCAGAAAAGGCACTAAGGGGGCGGGTAGGATGA
- a CDS encoding MBL fold metallo-hydrolase encodes MRMIKNGYLYQVTFMASVFPVNCYLVEEEDGLTLIDAALGFCTKGILKAAETIGRPITKIVLTHAHEDHVGALDSLKMILSEVPVYISISDHRLMNDDRSLDPHEEQTPIKGGVPKKLKTRANVLVKEGDFVGSLTAIAAPGHTPGSMAFLDLRSKALVAGDAFQTRGGMAVAGDMKPLFPFPSFGTWSKKTALASAKKLVSYGPQLLAVGHGEMVENPVKRMEMAIGNLERKLR; translated from the coding sequence ATGAGAATGATCAAAAACGGTTATTTATATCAAGTAACATTTATGGCGAGTGTCTTTCCAGTTAACTGCTATTTAGTAGAGGAAGAGGATGGGTTAACATTGATTGATGCAGCTCTGGGCTTTTGTACAAAGGGGATATTGAAAGCGGCAGAAACCATCGGAAGGCCCATTACAAAAATAGTTTTAACACATGCACACGAGGATCATGTTGGTGCGCTTGATTCTTTAAAAATGATCTTGTCAGAGGTACCTGTGTATATTTCGATTAGTGACCACAGATTAATGAATGATGATCGTTCGCTTGACCCGCATGAGGAGCAAACGCCGATTAAAGGCGGTGTACCGAAGAAATTAAAGACACGGGCTAATGTGTTAGTGAAGGAAGGCGATTTTGTCGGGTCGCTTACAGCGATTGCAGCACCGGGACACACACCGGGATCGATGGCGTTTTTGGATTTGCGTTCAAAGGCTCTAGTGGCCGGGGATGCTTTTCAAACAAGAGGTGGAATGGCAGTGGCTGGAGATATGAAGCCATTGTTCCCATTTCCGTCATTTGGTACATGGAGTAAAAAGACGGCACTGGCTAGTGCAAAGAAACTAGTGAGCTATGGACCACAGCTTCTTGCCGTGGGTCATGGGGAAATGGTTGAGAATCCTGTGAAAAGGATGGAGATGGCCATCGGAAATTTAGAACGGAAACTAAGATAG
- a CDS encoding ABC transporter substrate-binding protein — protein sequence MNKLVRFFLVIALASAMLLYAISSLNKSQGYSGGDTLTIYNWGDYIDEDLIKQFEKETNIKVIYETFDSNEAMLTKIEQGGTTYDIAVPSEYMIDKMRHEDLLIPLDPSKLPNLKNIDKRFMDLPFDPKNKYSVPYFWGTVGIVYNPKMLNGKKITSWNDLWDPALRNEILLIDGAREVMGMSLNSLGYSLNDTKRAHLIAAKEKLDTITPNVKAIVGDEIKMLLANEEASVGLVWSGDASEIMSENEDLNYVVPKEGSNLWFDNMVIPKTAKNIEAAHKFINFMLDPKVAAQNTEYVGYSTPNKQALKHMPKEIIKDQRFYPSPELTEKLEVYKNLGKKNLAYYNELFLQFKMHSK from the coding sequence ATGAACAAACTCGTTCGTTTTTTTCTCGTAATTGCCCTTGCATCAGCCATGCTCCTGTATGCGATTTCCAGTTTAAACAAGTCCCAAGGCTATTCGGGCGGCGATACGCTGACAATTTATAATTGGGGCGATTACATCGATGAAGATCTTATCAAACAGTTTGAAAAAGAAACCAACATCAAGGTTATTTATGAAACCTTCGATTCCAATGAGGCGATGCTGACCAAGATTGAACAAGGCGGCACGACGTATGATATTGCCGTTCCTTCTGAATATATGATTGATAAAATGCGGCATGAGGATTTACTTATCCCATTGGATCCCTCCAAACTGCCAAACTTAAAAAATATTGATAAACGGTTTATGGATCTTCCGTTTGACCCGAAAAATAAGTATTCCGTGCCTTATTTCTGGGGAACTGTCGGCATTGTCTATAATCCAAAAATGCTAAATGGAAAGAAAATTACTAGCTGGAACGATCTTTGGGATCCTGCATTAAGAAACGAGATTCTACTCATTGATGGTGCCCGTGAAGTAATGGGAATGAGCTTAAATAGTTTGGGCTATTCACTTAATGATACAAAAAGGGCTCATTTAATTGCAGCAAAGGAAAAGCTCGATACGATCACTCCGAATGTCAAAGCCATCGTAGGCGATGAAATCAAGATGCTGCTAGCCAATGAAGAGGCCTCAGTTGGCCTGGTATGGTCAGGAGATGCTTCTGAGATTATGTCCGAGAATGAAGATTTGAATTATGTCGTCCCAAAAGAGGGTTCCAATCTTTGGTTTGATAATATGGTCATTCCGAAAACGGCGAAGAATATTGAGGCGGCCCATAAGTTTATTAACTTCATGCTTGATCCAAAGGTTGCTGCACAAAACACCGAATATGTAGGCTATTCAACGCCGAATAAGCAGGCGCTTAAACACATGCCTAAGGAGATCATCAAAGATCAACGGTTCTATCCGTCACCTGAATTGACTGAAAAACTCGAGGTATATAAAAACCTTGGCAAGAAGAACCTGGCCTATTATAATGAACTGTTCTTGCAGTTTAAAATGCATTCGAAGTAG
- a CDS encoding ABC transporter permease, giving the protein MENKHTRNIYMLPYYLWIVLFVIAPIILVLYYSFFDIEGNVSLVNYQKFFTPVYLKMTLSSFWYAFLITAISLLIAYPTAYLLTKTKHKQLWLLLIIVPSWINLLLKAYAFLGIFGTYGAANSFLELIGIGTQQILFTDFSFIFVSVYIFIPFMILPIFNSLNELNPTLLDAANDLGASKWTTFRRVIFPLTIDGVKSGCQVVFIPALSLFMLTRLIAGNRVITLGTAIEQHFLVTQDWGMGATIAVFLIIIMVFIMIVTNTRKRGV; this is encoded by the coding sequence ATGGAAAATAAACATACGCGCAATATATATATGCTTCCTTATTACCTTTGGATTGTTCTGTTTGTCATTGCCCCCATTATCCTCGTACTCTATTACTCTTTCTTTGATATCGAGGGAAATGTTTCACTTGTGAATTATCAAAAGTTTTTCACACCGGTGTATTTAAAGATGACACTCAGCTCGTTTTGGTACGCCTTCTTGATTACAGCAATTTCACTATTGATTGCTTATCCAACAGCCTATTTATTAACAAAAACAAAACATAAACAGTTATGGCTTTTATTAATCATTGTGCCTTCATGGATTAATTTATTGTTAAAAGCCTATGCCTTCCTTGGAATATTTGGTACCTATGGAGCGGCAAACAGCTTCTTAGAACTGATTGGGATTGGAACGCAGCAAATTTTATTTACAGATTTCAGCTTTATATTTGTTTCAGTATATATTTTTATACCATTCATGATTTTACCGATTTTTAATTCATTAAATGAATTGAATCCGACCCTTTTAGATGCGGCCAATGACTTGGGGGCATCCAAATGGACAACGTTCCGCCGCGTTATTTTTCCCTTGACGATTGACGGGGTGAAATCGGGCTGCCAGGTAGTCTTTATACCGGCTCTATCCTTGTTCATGCTGACCCGATTAATTGCTGGAAACCGTGTAATCACTCTTGGTACGGCGATTGAACAGCATTTCCTTGTGACCCAGGATTGGGGTATGGGCGCAACGATTGCAGTCTTTTTAATCATTATCATGGTTTTCATTATGATCGTCACGAATACCAGAAAGCGAGGTGTATAA
- a CDS encoding citrate synthase/methylcitrate synthase, translated as MIQKGLKGIVAAETFISHIDGENGKLFYRGYDIKEMAKNFSFEEAAYLLWFGHLPNPSQLAALKKDLKGNRELPDYVKGILHQLPRDMELMSVIRTAISAEGGNLDYGWKPSVAQAIRLTALVPTIIAYRKSQLDRKVFVSPRDDLDHVENYLYMLSGKVPTPAHLEALETYMILTLEHGMNASTFSARVTASTESELVSAITSAIGTMKGPLHGGAPLGVIELLDEIALVGDPEMVIRGKVLRGEKLMGFGHRVYKTHDPRAIALKAKLMDHIGVDEWLDLAMSVEDTAIRVLAELKPGRSLYTNVEYYAAAIMKAINMDAELFTPTFTASRMVGWTAHVLEQAENNTIYRPQSKYIGTFK; from the coding sequence ATGATTCAAAAAGGTTTAAAAGGGATTGTGGCGGCCGAAACATTCATTAGTCATATTGATGGGGAAAATGGCAAGTTGTTTTATCGAGGATATGACATTAAGGAAATGGCTAAGAACTTCTCCTTTGAAGAAGCCGCCTATCTTTTGTGGTTTGGCCATCTTCCAAATCCTAGCCAACTAGCTGCATTGAAAAAAGATCTGAAAGGTAATCGTGAACTTCCCGATTATGTTAAGGGAATACTACATCAGCTTCCCAGGGACATGGAATTAATGAGTGTTATTAGAACGGCTATTTCAGCGGAGGGTGGTAATCTTGATTATGGCTGGAAACCTTCCGTTGCACAGGCCATTCGTTTAACCGCCTTGGTCCCTACTATTATCGCCTATCGAAAAAGTCAGTTAGACAGAAAAGTGTTCGTATCACCCCGCGATGATTTAGACCATGTTGAAAACTATTTGTATATGCTGAGTGGAAAAGTTCCCACCCCTGCCCACTTGGAGGCCCTAGAGACATACATGATCTTAACACTTGAACATGGAATGAACGCCTCTACTTTCTCAGCGAGGGTCACCGCATCCACCGAGTCAGAATTAGTTTCGGCCATTACATCAGCCATTGGGACAATGAAAGGGCCACTTCATGGAGGTGCTCCTTTAGGTGTCATCGAACTTCTTGATGAAATTGCTCTGGTTGGAGATCCAGAAATGGTGATCCGTGGAAAGGTTTTGCGCGGAGAGAAATTAATGGGCTTTGGACATAGGGTTTATAAAACACACGACCCGCGAGCCATCGCCCTAAAAGCAAAATTAATGGACCATATTGGAGTAGATGAGTGGCTTGACCTAGCGATGTCTGTAGAAGACACTGCTATCAGGGTATTAGCCGAACTGAAGCCTGGCAGGTCACTTTATACAAACGTAGAATATTATGCTGCCGCCATCATGAAAGCAATCAATATGGATGCAGAACTATTTACCCCCACCTTTACCGCAAGCAGAATGGTTGGCTGGACAGCACACGTCCTCGAACAAGCCGAGAACAACACCATTTACAGGCCCCAATCTAAATATATTGGAACCTTCAAATAG
- a CDS encoding ABC transporter permease, with the protein MDKKITPLSKLFLLIVFFILYAPIFFLVIFSFNSGETMYDFKGFSLEWYRELFQDTRLLIIVLNTVVVALLSALFSTIIGVLGALAIHQAKKRQTKNSLLSLNNVLIVSPDVIIGASFLILFTMAGIKLGFYSVLLSHIAFSIPIVVLMVLPKLMEMSPTLIDAARDLGASRWNVLTKVIIPFITPGIFAGFFMALTYSFDDFAVTFFVTGNGFSTLSVEIYSLARRGISLNINALSALLFLFTILLVVVYYFITQRNKVNGMGVRKR; encoded by the coding sequence GTGGATAAAAAAATAACACCATTATCCAAGTTATTTTTATTAATCGTCTTTTTTATCCTGTATGCACCTATTTTCTTTCTCGTCATCTTCTCATTCAACAGCGGAGAAACGATGTATGACTTCAAGGGATTCTCGCTTGAGTGGTACCGTGAACTTTTTCAAGATACTAGACTTTTGATTATCGTTTTGAATACCGTGGTAGTTGCTTTATTATCGGCATTATTTTCTACCATCATTGGGGTACTTGGGGCTTTGGCGATTCATCAGGCGAAAAAAAGACAAACGAAAAATTCGCTGTTATCGTTAAACAATGTACTCATCGTCAGCCCAGACGTCATTATCGGTGCTTCATTTTTAATTTTGTTCACAATGGCAGGGATTAAGCTCGGTTTCTATTCGGTGCTGTTATCCCATATCGCTTTTAGCATTCCGATCGTGGTTCTAATGGTACTGCCTAAGTTAATGGAGATGAGCCCGACATTAATTGACGCGGCTCGGGATCTTGGGGCAAGTCGCTGGAACGTCCTAACAAAGGTCATTATTCCTTTTATCACACCGGGAATTTTCGCAGGATTCTTTATGGCGTTAACGTATTCATTCGATGATTTTGCGGTTACCTTCTTTGTTACAGGCAATGGTTTTTCAACACTTTCCGTTGAAATTTATTCATTAGCCCGCAGAGGAATTTCCTTGAATATTAATGCACTATCAGCGCTATTGTTCCTATTTACAATACTGCTCGTTGTAGTCTATTACTTTATTACCCAGCGTAACAAGGTTAATGGAATGGGGGTTCGGAAGCGATGA
- a CDS encoding DinB family protein: protein MLQRPVDNEYPKYYVPYVKLVSDGELLSILKENLAEMVALFEGLSEEDGHFRYASDKWSIKEVLGHMTDTERIMSYRLLRVGRGDQTPLAGFDENDYINGSQFDLLSNKEILEDFKAVRHATITLIQNMADDVWNRKGIANGTEITTRAIAYIIAGHAIHHGKIIKERYLTDLNK from the coding sequence TTGTTACAACGTCCAGTAGACAATGAATATCCGAAGTATTATGTACCGTATGTAAAACTAGTTTCTGATGGTGAACTTTTGTCGATTTTGAAAGAGAATTTAGCAGAGATGGTTGCCCTTTTTGAAGGACTGTCGGAAGAAGATGGTCATTTCCGTTATGCATCAGATAAATGGAGTATTAAAGAAGTTCTTGGTCATATGACTGACACCGAGAGAATTATGAGTTACCGCCTGCTTAGGGTTGGCCGCGGTGACCAGACACCATTGGCTGGGTTCGATGAGAACGATTATATTAATGGTTCCCAGTTCGATCTGCTGTCGAATAAAGAGATTCTTGAAGATTTTAAAGCGGTTCGTCATGCCACCATCACCCTAATCCAAAACATGGCCGACGATGTTTGGAATAGAAAAGGCATTGCCAACGGAACAGAAATCACCACCCGCGCCATCGCCTACATCATCGCAGGCCACGCCATCCACCATGGTAAAATCATCAAAGAAAGATACCTAACTGATCTAAATAAATAA
- a CDS encoding exonuclease domain-containing protein has protein sequence MTVRSLEKYGLVLDVETTGLGPTKDEVIELALKLFTYRSDSGEIIDIVEEDSFLREPLSDTARYNYDQAYRVHGIPYELVRGKSFYDAKIKTYFHRANTVFAHNASFDRSFLYHMYPEVNDLKWYCTMRGVPWKNYGYPNGKLLTLLQAHNITNYQTHRALDDITYLMELLKKTSPNGNLYLQEVLEKGPMRKYQPATARTKMG, from the coding sequence ATGACAGTGCGAAGCTTAGAAAAATATGGTTTGGTATTGGACGTTGAAACGACCGGGTTAGGTCCTACTAAAGATGAAGTGATTGAATTGGCCTTAAAGTTATTTACCTATCGATCAGATTCTGGTGAAATCATCGATATTGTTGAGGAGGATTCATTTTTAAGGGAGCCACTTTCTGACACAGCACGTTATAACTATGACCAAGCATATAGAGTACACGGGATTCCGTACGAATTAGTTAGAGGAAAAAGCTTTTATGATGCAAAAATAAAAACCTATTTTCATCGAGCAAACACGGTGTTTGCACATAATGCATCCTTTGACCGTAGCTTTCTTTACCATATGTACCCGGAAGTTAATGATTTGAAGTGGTATTGCACGATGCGAGGGGTACCGTGGAAAAATTATGGATATCCAAACGGGAAACTTTTGACCCTATTACAAGCCCATAATATCACCAATTACCAAACACATAGAGCACTTGATGATATTACATATTTAATGGAGCTTCTAAAGAAAACAAGCCCGAACGGAAACCTTTATCTCCAGGAAGTGCTTGAAAAAGGACCAATGAGAAAATATCAGCCAGCCACCGCGCGAACCAAAATGGGCTAG